A stretch of DNA from Cryptomeria japonica chromosome 4, Sugi_1.0, whole genome shotgun sequence:
CTGCCAATGAAATAATGTTTTGTCTTTTTCttaaaaagtttaaaattaattatttgtcATGATAAGATAACATCAATTCTTCGGTAGCTTTAATCACCAACAGCGACCTGGCCGGCCAAAAGTCTATCCAAGTCGCAACTTTGCTCATGCTTTGTTTTAACAACTATATTCTCTTTCCACACCAAGTTTCACTTCATACTCTCCTCTGATAGTTCTAGGCTTCATGGATTTACTAGAAGCAGCTGTAAATTCTTTCTTAGTTGTAGTTTTGGTTGCGATCTGCCCATTCTTTGCAGGTTTTGTGTTAAAATACTTATGGAGGCCATGGATGATTTACAGGGCTCTGCAAAAGCAGGGTTTCAAAGGTCATCCTCCCCGATTCATGATTGGGGATTTTGTTGAAATTGGAAAATTGGTGCAGCAGCAGATGCTTACTGATATGCCCTCCATAAACCATGACATAAGAAACAGAATTTTCCCTTATATAGTCAAGTGGTCTCAGATCTATGGTCTCTTTCTCACAGATGTCTCTTTTGTTTCTTAAAATATTGGGTTGTATGTTCTTATGTCTGGATTAATTGTTGTGCAGGGGAGAAATTTGTTATATGGTTTGGTTATGAGCCCAGAATTGTTCTAACCGATGCAGAGCTCCTCAGGGAACTTCTTTCATCCAAGCATTCTGCTGACTGCGGAAGGTCTCCAATGATTAGGAAGATGCTTTCTGTGGGCTTGGGCAATGGACTTTTCACTGTTAATGGTCAAAGGTGGTCTCACCAGCGCAGAATTGTGGCCCCTGCTTTTCATATGGAAAAGCTTAAGGTGGTCATTACATTCTTACTCTGATTCCACCATAATCCTGTCCTCCATTTCACTCTGTTTACTTTCACATATTATTTGTACAATAGTATACCATTCTGGACATGTTTTTACAAAATGGGTTTTTGGGCTTTTGAATCTCAACTTATTGATGAGAATTGTTGTGTACAACTTTACAGGCCTCAGTTGACATCATGTCAAAATGTACAGATCAATTGGTAAAGGAATGGAATGAGATTATGAAGGAAGCTGCAGCGAGGCCTTGTGAATTAGAGTTAACTGCTTTTATAGACAGGCTTACTGGAGACATTTTTATGAGGGTCGGATTTGGAATGGACTTCAGCAAAGGGGGAAAGGAAATATATGAGGACATCAGGGGTTTAGAGGAGATAATGAACCACAATATTCAATATCTCTGGCTCCCAGGTTCCAGGTATGGCATGACTACCTAATAGATTCTTTTTCCAAAGGACAATTTGTGATTTGGTTTGCTTTTAACATAGTAAAGACACATTTGAATTCatatttctttcttttccaaaaaagTTATATTCCCACGCCCTCAAATCTGGAGGCTTGGAAGCGGCGTAGAAGATTGGAAAACAACTTGAAACAGATTATAGAGAAAAGAAAAGAGATTGGATCATATGGGAATGATCTTCTTGGTTTGATACTCTCAGAAGTAGAGCATGTTTCTTCAGATGACAAGAATTTCAGGTACACAGAACAGCAAGTAATGGACGAGTGCAAAACATTTTTCTTGGGAGGAAGAGAAACCACCACTGTTCTGATAACATGGACAATATTCCTGTTGGCACTTAACCAAGATTGGCAAGAAAAAGCTCACGAAGAAGCAACTGCAATCTGTGGAAACAACAATCCCACCATGGATTGTTTAGGAAAGCTCAAAATTGTAAGTATGATAAACAAATTTTGGGTTGGAAAACCCTCCCAAGAGATACATGGCTTAAATAATTTACCAATTTTTTATGTGACAGATTGGAATGATACTGAACGAGACTCTGAGATTGTACCCACCTGGAACAGGCGTCATCAGGCAGGCCTTCAAAGACTTAAAATTAAGAGATGATTTTATAGTTCCCAAGGGTGTGAATGTGATAGGAGACATATTAGCAGTGCACAGGGACCCCAGATACTGGGGAAGCGATGCAAATGAGTTCAGGCCAGAGCGTTTCAGAGATGGAATAAGCAAAGCTACAGACAATCATCCGTATGCCTTCATTCCATTTTCTAGTGGGCCAAGAGTGTGCATAGGGCAGAACTATGGTTTATTAGAAGCAAAGGTTGTAATCACTATGCTGGTGAAGAGGTTCAGATTTAGTGTAAGCAGTGAGTACAGGCATGCACCTTTAGCATTCATCACTCTCAATCCTCAACATGGGATGCCAATCATGGTGGAAAGAATTGAATACAATAAAGAATAGTTGTTCGTGTGTCATATCGCCCAAGGTCATTGCATCGAGCAGTCATGTTTGACGAAAAACTTTTGTTGTTTCTTCCCCTGTTTTTCAATGTATCTAGAGTCTTGGAGTCGAGTGTTGATTTTTATTGTTAGTTTTACACTTGTATGGAATGAATCTTGTTAACCCTTCAAGTTTGTTATATATACTCATTTTTAAACTAATAATGGTTTGttattttgtttttaggttttttttttttaaatctataaaATTTAATTACATGAATATTAATAAAGATCGAGAGTatctattttgtcaaaattatttacggtatgttgttggccttaaatctAATGATGTTGGGACCTTGcactcaacaatttttttatttctattgatTCATTTAGAGCCATTCAACTTCTCTAAATGACTAAAATTCCATTTACAAaagtataatattttaaatttattgaaaatttaatttttgtttttcaaaattttaaattaattttttaatattgatttcaaaattattatttgatattcaatttaaaaaaaaaaattttattattgttaatactaatacaacaatttttatttattttaatgacaaCTTCAAAATTGTTATTGATACTAAAAATTTTTAATCAAAAAATAAGATTCTTACTTGTTATTTCAAATTTCTTATTGacactttttattatttaattaatatatattttaacaaATCATTTATAAAGTTTGAATTTTCTATTCACTCAAAAAGATTCTAAGAATTAGGTAAGTGGCCATTAATATATTTTAACAAATCATTTATAAAGTTTGAATTTTCTATTCTCTCGAAAAGATTCTAAGAATTAGGTAAGTGGGTGTTAATATATTTTAACAAATCATTTATGAAGTTTGAATTTTCTATTCTCTCAAAAAGATTCAAAAAATTAGCTAAGTCAGTGTTTGAGCTTAAGAATCCATGGATTAATAATTAAAATTCTCATTACAAATCAAAACTCAAATGACATGCCGCACAAATATATTGTAGTGAGGATACTATTTTGAGTATATACTTTCTTTTTAAATTTCTCAATCTTCTTCGTTTGCTTAGTCCACCATGCATCTTTCTTCCCTACATCTAACTTAGTTTTCTTATAGATTTGCAATCTTAAAATTTCCAATTTGCTATTGATATGGAACAACACATCACTATAAGTTTGAAATGAAGTTAAAAATTGATATGTTCATACAAAAGTGAGACCAAAACAATGCAGAGAATGTAGAGAAGTCATTTTATCTCAAATGATTCTATTCAAATCCTTAGATACACATATGGCTTGGATTTGATAGTATGTGGCCTATTTGTGaagtagtcactggtgaggagggacctcaagcagatcagtccagaccggtcaacaagagtaaacacaacggaaacacacacatatgatgaaggcaatgcagaacatatagttttattgcatgaaatttgattacatccaactggtaacaaccgggttacaacataccaacacacatgctgggtagaataggtcacaaccgggaccttgaatcgaaagatctatcttctaggcacagtctatctatctgatactctgattgattctaattgactacattctaaagcatgattacaaatatatatatcattcCAAAGGATCTAGACGactcaaaatgatcaaaacccgaagaacaagacctaacgtgcaaaatgaacaaggtcggcctccgccaggagattcctccaaaaaatccaaaggatgaaaacatagaaggTCAGCCagatgccaagaaacatcgagatcattGCTCAAGGCTTCACAAGCTTCCGAATGGGTTCTggaagatcaccagaataggtctcaagcaaccagtaacaaaggaacaaccggtaacaagaaactatcatggaaaccgatagcgatatcttgtcggtaagtaatccaaatgagatgcggtttgaaagcaagaaagatgaccaagtcttcaagtagaatccaactccacaagatccggcgaaccaaaactgggacacacaaaaaggaaaactgaaactgcaaacaaaaaacacaatagaaaagaaaatgtttttggttgatgcaagattgttgtgaaccggggatgctcttgcatcaatttgTTTGCTAGCTACATTTTATTTTAACTTGAAGAGGCCAAAAATATACAGATGGATAGACAATGGACCTTAATTGCTGATAGAATACCCAAAACCTTTTTCTTAAGGTATAAATGCAAAAGTTTCAACTAAGCTATTATATTAGAAGTTAAAATGGAGGTGTCCTGGTAGGAATACATTCAATGGAGAGCATAGATAGTGTAAACATATCTTACTAGTTTATAACTCAGTCCCAAAGTGGTGTAACAATACAAATACTTTGTGATAACTCAGTTCCAAATTTTAAAGCAAGACTAAATTAGTCATTAAAATTTTTGATGGAGGAAAATCAAGAATCTTGCATGGTTCCTCCTTTCTTAATAGTCTCCTTTTTATTTATACTAGCGCTTGCACCAAATGGAGGTGCAatggtaatgctgatagtaataaatattaatttttaaataattttaaatataatacaaGATATTATTTGAACCTGTtctttcattgaatttgatagtgaagcagtcatcggttaggagggacctcaaagagatcaatctagaccggtcagcaagagtaaacacaatggaaacacaaagatatgatggag
This window harbors:
- the LOC131060354 gene encoding cytokinin hydroxylase, producing the protein MDLLEAAVNSFLVVVLVAICPFFAGFVLKYLWRPWMIYRALQKQGFKGHPPRFMIGDFVEIGKLVQQQMLTDMPSINHDIRNRIFPYIVKWSQIYGEKFVIWFGYEPRIVLTDAELLRELLSSKHSADCGRSPMIRKMLSVGLGNGLFTVNGQRWSHQRRIVAPAFHMEKLKASVDIMSKCTDQLVKEWNEIMKEAAARPCELELTAFIDRLTGDIFMRVGFGMDFSKGGKEIYEDIRGLEEIMNHNIQYLWLPGSSYIPTPSNLEAWKRRRRLENNLKQIIEKRKEIGSYGNDLLGLILSEVEHVSSDDKNFRYTEQQVMDECKTFFLGGRETTTVLITWTIFLLALNQDWQEKAHEEATAICGNNNPTMDCLGKLKIIGMILNETLRLYPPGTGVIRQAFKDLKLRDDFIVPKGVNVIGDILAVHRDPRYWGSDANEFRPERFRDGISKATDNHPYAFIPFSSGPRVCIGQNYGLLEAKVVITMLVKRFRFSVSSEYRHAPLAFITLNPQHGMPIMVERIEYNKE